The genomic region GTGATGGTTCCTTTTATgtctattcatttctttttcgaagcGTCCAAAATGATTGACAGtgaattttctttgaaaaaaaaaaaatagtcttCATTATTACGTCATTCATTTTGGACACGTTTgttatggaatttttttttgtgctcttctttaaaaaaaaaaaaataaaaaataacctGAGGGGCGTGACTAAGTTCAGCTGGAAAACAACTTCCAGGGAGGGAAAAATGtttgtaaaaacaattttaaaaaaattgatttaaaaaaaaaaaatgtgtgattAAAATTATTGTGTGACGATTGCCATCAACTCCTATACATATTGTACTGATCGTTATTGCATATGAATGTACGGTTATTTGAATAATCcgctttttgtcttttctcgAGCTACGACTCGTTCAATTTCGCAGCGACACATGTCTCATCGTTCGCCAACGATTTAAATAAGATCAAAATCTGATCCCACCTTACGCATTcgatagaaaagaaataatcgaAAAGGGGCACTCACATGAATAGAGTCCTCCTTGACGGCGGCCACCAGATCGACGATGGAGCCTCCAATAACGACCtatccatcaaaaaaaaaaagaccaattTTAAGCTTTCCACATTTTTCGATTTCAAACGTCAAAGttcaatagaaaaagaagattttttttttttcccttttctctctctctctctctcaatgcaataaaaataatagggAGAGTTCTTGAGATCTCtttcagggggggggggggcctttTCAAAAACTGAGAGTGGCCCGTATATCAAAAGAAAGTCAGAGTTGTATGCGTCGAGCGCATCAGATCGACTTAGGCAGGAGAAAATATAATTGAGCTCGTGGGATGCCACGGAGAAAGGGGAGGAGGAAAAGGGTCTGCTGGGGGCGCATCAAAATTGGATTGTGTCTACGCTGCTCGCAAAAGAACAAAAGCTTGTAGGAACACAGAGAAACAGAAGACGGCTACTACAACTCTGACTTTGTTCCAAGGATTTTCCCTTCACAATtcagttttctctttcatttcgttttcatgGCGTTCAcatgaaaacaacaagaaagaagagtCAAATACATTTTGTGAGGAATTATTTACCGTAGGGCAATGATCTCCTGATTTTAGCGGCGGTGGCGTCGAGCAACTCTTCCCGGTCGATATCCTTATTTTTTCCGATTGAGCATTTAGCAAAtaacaaagaataaaataatgaaattcaatcaaaattgacaacaaaaaaaatgttgaacaaCTCACGATGATTCTCGTAAATGTGCAAGATCCACAGCAATAGCCGCTCCAATGGCAGCGTTATGCTCAATTAGCGCCATATCTGAAATTGCACCCGACAAAAGTGCCAACGTCGACACGATCAATCGTTTGGAAAGACGAGAattatcgatttctttttcaacaaactTACTGGCTGTCAAAGAGGCGCCGGATGTTAACCGATTGACTTGCGACAGGACAAAAGGCGTCACGTCCCTTCCTCGGATATTTTGCTGATCAGCCAAGGTCAGGGCGGCTCGAATGGCTCGTTCGATCGTTTCGCCGTCAGCCTGGCTGGATTCGGGGATCGGCACGGCGATAAGCATACCACTACCAGTGTCGAAAGCCAAGCTCTGGTGGATCAAGCGAGCAGCATCAGTCGTCGTTTCCAACCGATAAGGAGCCTGGAATCCGCTGGATGGTGTAAAGAACGCTGGGAAGTCGTTCTTTGATCCTAATGTCGCCACGCAAACCCCTTGTGTTTCTAAATATTCCAGCGTTTTGCCAATATCCAAAATCGATTTGACCTGGTAATTAAATAGAAATGCATCAGTTAGCTCAATCGATCCTTCTTAAAAAGTTGCCAGATAATTAATGCCCAACGCTTGATTACCCCACTGGACACGACGGCGACGGGAGTTCTGCCAAGTTCTGTCAGATCGGCACTAATATCGAAACTTTCTTCAGCACCGCGATGAACTCCACCTATGCCTCCTAACAAATAACATTGTCATCACAATCGTGCTAGTTAAAAAAGTCAGATGTTACACTATAGGGACAGCGATGGATCTATAATTTAGGACGGGCGAGTAGCCACTCATCAATGATGGGAGAGAAAAATACTATTGGACACCGAAGTTGCCTCTATCGCGTGACGTTTTCATGGTAACCATATACATATAGGGCTACTTTCGATGCTGCCTTGGAAACGAGTAATGAAGCCAAGTCATcactgcaaaaaaagaagggggacaaaaaccaatcaattcttttttttccatagcTATGTTATTAGGCCTACTCTCTAACGTTATTGCATTGTTTAGTTGATCTATGCGATCTTTCAGCAAGGGCGGTCGGTCTCTTTATATGAGTGAGCGGTGAAAGCAAGGCTTTCCttaaaaagggaaggaaataACTTTTGCAGGTACGTATTTGAATAATGGAAAGAGTGGGATGATGTTTTAAGTATAGAAGAATAATTGGTATGTGGTACCTGTCACAAATATTGGAAGGCCAACCTTAGCTGCTACAAGCATGGTTCCAGACACTGTAGTACCTCCATTAATTTTCTGCAAAGAGGATCAAGATACGAATAGACAATCGGATGCATTTGAATTTTGCAAAGTTTCATTTTACCTTGCTGAGGACGTAGGGCAAGTCTCTTCGGGAAGTTTTGAGGCAAGGCTCTCTCATGGTTGCCAACAACTCAAGTTGATCTGCAGTTAATCCCACATGAACACGGCCTTTGATTATTCCAATTGTGGCAGGAATAGCTCCCTGATTTGGATTGAAAACAAGAATTCATCTCACATTAATGAGGCAATTTTAGACTACTGGGGTTGGTCATTCATTATGCATGGTAGTGTGGCTTCTCGACTTCAAAGATTATTGGAAAGAAATATAGCATAGACACTGTTTAATCAAGAGCTGACTTCGATATAAATATACCTTAGCCTTGATGGCCTTTTCAACCTTGAGGGCAGTTTCAAGGTTAGCAGGATAAGGCATGCCATGTGTGATGATTGTCGATTCCAAAGCCACGACAGGCTCATTATTTTTGATGGCTTGAGTAACTACATCCGAAATTTCAATCATCGAACCATTCATTCGATGAAAGGCTCGACTGTCGAGCCCAATGACTTGTCTTTTTCCTATTCCCCATCGTGCCAATCGACGAAAACAAGAAGCTCTAGCAATATTCATCATTATAATCATCAGCATACAGcccgaaaaaaaggagggaaaaaaaattggcggtCAGGACGTGATCTGCGTGTCGTTTAAGCCGCCAAAACCAGTTGAATGAGAATCAGCTGTTTCAGCTGAAAGGCATGCTGCGGATGAAATGAGCTTATGATGaagccttttcttcttttgcccgGATTCCTACAACATGCACAATTTGACAATTCGTGTAGAATTTGATCCACATTTTCGTTCTAAAAACATCGATCGTGAAACTTAAAAGACAAAGCAGATTGAAGAGCATATTCTCTGTAGAAAGAGGGAAGAACATTGTCATGAAGAACCTCAAAGGAGGACGGCCACATTATCAAGGGCAAAGAACATCAGTAAACTGCTAATGAATAATGAGCAAAGAGAAACTGGGTAATCAACTAGATATATCTCCCCACTTTTCTCTTCAAGAACGAGATAAGAGATCACGACGATGTTATCAGATTAAGAGTCATTGAGCAGCAGACATTCGCCCCATTTTAACCCGTTGGCGAACTCTGTGACATGTAGCAACATCGATCATCTACGTCCTTTTGATGAGCAACACACAATAATTCGTATTATTTACTAAACCTAGTGCCACACTGTCTAACCTTCCGTGTGTCCAAATCAATACACGTGGCGCGTTTCGCGTGCATGCAGCATATCAAGTTGTACAGATGACTCTGGAAATCTAGTATATCTCGTATGACAGCGAAACCGTTAATCATGCCAATCTTATTTGCTATATTCGGTGGTGGTATACAAGATGCATGCAACGACACTGAGGCAACAAAAGTCTTATCCAGAACCATCAATAGTATATTGGAAAAGAATCTATCGTATTTCTGTTGGGTCCACATGATCATCAATATTATATACGTACCATAAACATGTCCATCTACGTCTATCTTACGTTGTCCCATACAA from Daphnia carinata strain CSIRO-1 chromosome 6, CSIRO_AGI_Dcar_HiC_V3, whole genome shotgun sequence harbors:
- the LOC130690530 gene encoding uncharacterized protein LOC130690530; this translates as MLMIIMMNIARASCFRRLARWGIGKRQVIGLDSRAFHRMNGSMIEISDVVTQAIKNNEPVVALESTIITHGMPYPANLETALKVEKAIKAKGAIPATIGIIKGRVHVGLTADQLELLATMREPCLKTSRRDLPYVLSKKINGGTTVSGTMLVAAKVGLPIFVTGGIGGVHRGAEESFDISADLTELGRTPVAVVSSGVKSILDIGKTLEYLETQGVCVATLGSKNDFPAFFTPSSGFQAPYRLETTTDAARLIHQSLAFDTGSGMLIAVPIPESSQADGETIERAIRAALTLADQQNIRGRDVTPFVLSQVNRLTSGASLTANMALIEHNAAIGAAIAVDLAHLRESSISTGKSCSTPPPLKSGDHCPTVVIGGSIVDLVAAVKEDSIHMDASTHRGSISRSYGGVGRNLADGLSRLGKRPPLFVSVVGDDESGRDLIRHNPLMESRGIFRLASASTASYTVILDNKGDCQFGIGDLKIHNQLTVDKVRQYEEDIAKCRLLIMDGNIELTTMEYILDLCRSTRVPVWYEPTDVKKAAKPFTIDGCRSAIAYTSPNLSELKKIVDTVQPGLSSKNDLNLNQTIEEIQDPLTKLCIPLLDTAQCIMITLGKLGMMIVRRGAKTDRLPVAPWQHHPNEEITATYYPAPAVDHIVSVSGAGDCLAAGFITGIINGWEQDKCAAFGLQAAACSLRHSPAVPAALSNLQLC